From Halomicrobium salinisoli, the proteins below share one genomic window:
- a CDS encoding DUF7565 family protein: protein MPRWECAIDGDGEVFERVEDLIVHQSTDHDRIECKVCGAVLPDGYFAIRHAFDEHSRAEYVRAYDADASEVRRRENAKETIEDVADIREVIDRLEGGDGSI from the coding sequence ATGCCACGCTGGGAGTGCGCGATCGACGGCGACGGGGAGGTGTTCGAACGGGTCGAGGACCTCATCGTCCACCAGTCGACCGACCACGACCGCATCGAGTGCAAGGTCTGCGGCGCGGTCCTCCCCGACGGCTACTTCGCCATCCGGCACGCCTTCGACGAGCACAGCCGCGCGGAGTACGTCCGGGCCTACGACGCCGACGCCTCCGAAGTCCGTCGCCGAGAGAACGCCAAGGAGACCATCGAGGACGTCGCCGACATCCGGGAGGTCATCGACCGGCTCGAGGGCGGCGACGGGTCGATCTGA
- a CDS encoding CinA family protein produces the protein MTDADGEPIEDRVGEALREAEATVAVAESCTGGLIGSLLTDVPGSSDYFDRSLVTYSYDAKRDLLAVAREALDDHGAVSDPVARQMARGVRDTADADWGVATTGVAGPTGGTEETPVGTAYVAVAYAAPWGSGESRTTVERYEFEGDRTEVKARIARQALADLLDAVENW, from the coding sequence ATGACCGACGCCGACGGCGAACCGATCGAGGACCGTGTCGGAGAGGCGCTGCGCGAGGCGGAGGCGACCGTTGCCGTCGCGGAGTCCTGTACCGGCGGGCTGATCGGCTCGCTACTGACCGACGTCCCGGGGTCGAGCGACTACTTCGACCGCTCGCTCGTGACCTACTCCTACGACGCCAAGCGCGACCTGCTGGCCGTCGCCCGCGAGGCGCTGGACGACCACGGCGCCGTCAGCGACCCCGTCGCCCGCCAGATGGCCCGCGGCGTGCGTGACACGGCCGACGCTGACTGGGGCGTCGCGACGACCGGCGTCGCCGGACCGACCGGCGGCACCGAGGAGACGCCCGTGGGGACGGCGTACGTCGCGGTCGCGTACGCCGCGCCGTGGGGCAGCGGCGAGTCGCGAACGACCGTCGAGCGCTACGAGTTCGAGGGCGACCGGACCGAGGTCAAGGCGCGGATCGCACGGCAGGCGCTGGCCGACCTGCTGGACGCGGTCGAGAACTGGTAG
- a CDS encoding metal-dependent hydrolase yields the protein MNKRGHVLNAALLSVGLGYVLEPSGDVVTFVTIAEVFVPIVLGALFPDVDTAFGRHRKTLHNLPVLAIVAAYPYYFGNLEWVWLGVLTHYVLDIVGSRRGIALFYPLSDREYGFPTGVTTSSDRAEIVTVVITGLELAGLAVLIHVLPNYVPAEAARTLQTLQGLVA from the coding sequence ATGAACAAACGCGGGCACGTTCTCAACGCCGCCCTCCTGAGCGTTGGGCTGGGGTACGTCCTCGAACCGTCCGGCGACGTGGTGACCTTCGTCACCATCGCCGAGGTCTTCGTACCGATCGTCCTCGGGGCGCTGTTCCCCGACGTGGACACTGCCTTCGGTCGCCACCGGAAGACGCTGCACAACCTGCCCGTACTGGCGATCGTGGCCGCTTACCCCTACTACTTCGGCAACCTCGAGTGGGTGTGGCTGGGCGTGCTCACCCACTACGTCCTCGACATCGTCGGCTCCCGCCGGGGCATCGCGCTGTTCTACCCGCTCTCGGACCGGGAGTACGGCTTCCCGACCGGCGTCACGACGTCGAGCGACCGCGCGGAGATCGTCACCGTCGTGATCACCGGCCTCGAACTCGCCGGCCTGGCCGTGCTGATCCACGTCCTCCCGAACTACGTTCCCGCCGAGGCCGCCCGGACGCTCCAGACGCTCCAGGGGCTCGTCGCCTGA
- a CDS encoding protein translocase SEC61 complex subunit gamma, whose protein sequence is MDVPYDLTSYVRVLKLASTPSWEEFSRVALIAGAGIVIVGLIGFAIFVMMNFVPGSTPA, encoded by the coding sequence ATGGACGTACCCTACGACCTGACCTCGTACGTGCGCGTGCTCAAGCTGGCGAGCACGCCGTCCTGGGAGGAGTTCTCCCGGGTCGCCCTCATCGCCGGCGCCGGGATCGTCATCGTCGGCCTGATCGGCTTCGCCATCTTCGTGATGATGAACTTCGTCCCCGGTTCCACTCCCGCGTAA
- a CDS encoding PHP-associated domain-containing protein, translating into MSDEQPGTDEGFRVDPHVKVLDEAVVERAKARGLDALVYAPHFTRLPEIRREAERYSDDELSVFPARELFTGSWQHRRHVLAVGLDEPVPDFLTLDATMDELERQGAAVLVPHPEFLTVSLDAGEIERYRDRIDALEVYNPKHWPHHNERARSLAAEYDLPPFGSSYAHLRGTVGEAWTAFEERFETVQDLATALRAGAPRHVFHRSGVDHGLRRALEFAHLGYENSWEKIDRLFLQGTEATHPDHVAYQGRFDDVKVY; encoded by the coding sequence GTGAGCGACGAGCAGCCCGGGACCGACGAGGGGTTCCGCGTCGACCCGCACGTGAAGGTGCTGGACGAGGCCGTCGTCGAGCGGGCCAAGGCACGGGGACTTGACGCGCTGGTGTACGCCCCCCACTTCACGAGACTGCCGGAGATCCGCCGCGAGGCCGAGCGCTACTCCGACGACGAACTGAGCGTGTTCCCGGCCCGGGAGCTGTTCACCGGGTCCTGGCAGCACCGCCGGCACGTCCTGGCAGTGGGACTGGACGAGCCCGTCCCCGACTTCCTCACGCTCGACGCGACCATGGACGAGCTAGAGCGGCAGGGAGCCGCCGTCCTCGTCCCACACCCGGAGTTTCTGACGGTCAGCCTCGACGCCGGGGAGATCGAGCGGTACCGGGACCGGATCGACGCCCTCGAGGTGTACAACCCCAAGCACTGGCCCCACCACAACGAGCGGGCGCGGTCGCTGGCCGCGGAGTACGACCTGCCGCCGTTCGGGTCGTCGTACGCGCACCTCCGCGGGACCGTCGGCGAGGCCTGGACGGCGTTCGAGGAGCGCTTCGAGACGGTCCAGGACCTGGCGACGGCGTTGCGGGCGGGCGCGCCCCGGCACGTCTTCCACCGTAGCGGCGTCGACCACGGCCTGCGCCGCGCGCTGGAGTTCGCGCACCTGGGCTACGAGAACTCCTGGGAGAAGATCGACCGCCTGTTCCTGCAGGGGACCGAGGCGACCCACCCGGACCACGTCGCCTACCAGGGCCGGTTCGACGACGTGAAAGTGTACTGA
- a CDS encoding ArsA family ATPase, whose protein sequence is MTDIDVEAVDEIDAPAGIDAPEYVLYGGKGGVGKTTMAAATAMASARDGTPTLVVSTDPAHSLSDTLETEVPAEPARVRDDMPLYAAEIDPEAAVGDGLFGTDADLGGLGNLLGGPGAGPGAEGADALDDGGPLAGSMPGSDEAAAMRLLLEYMDDERFERVVIDTAPTGHTLRLLELPEAMDSMLGKILMLKERLSGMMDGLGGLFGDENADVDADAEMRDLEAMREKIERLRDVLRDPEKTDFRVVLVPEELSVVESERLLDRLDSFGIPAGTVVVNRVLQDLADVVDADVPEGYVGPNHEDCEFCARRWDVQQEALARSQDLFRGRDVRRVPLLAEEVRGEDLLAVVGACLEPERV, encoded by the coding sequence ATGACCGACATAGACGTCGAGGCGGTCGACGAGATCGACGCGCCGGCGGGGATCGACGCGCCGGAGTACGTGCTCTACGGCGGCAAGGGCGGCGTGGGAAAGACGACGATGGCTGCGGCGACGGCGATGGCCAGCGCGCGCGACGGCACGCCGACGCTGGTCGTCTCCACGGACCCCGCCCACTCCCTCTCCGACACCCTGGAGACCGAGGTGCCGGCCGAGCCCGCCAGGGTCCGCGACGATATGCCCCTCTACGCGGCCGAGATCGACCCCGAAGCGGCCGTCGGGGACGGCCTGTTCGGCACCGACGCCGACCTGGGCGGGCTGGGGAACCTGCTTGGCGGCCCCGGAGCTGGACCCGGGGCCGAGGGCGCCGACGCGCTCGACGACGGGGGCCCGCTCGCCGGATCCATGCCCGGCTCCGACGAGGCCGCCGCCATGCGACTCCTGCTGGAGTACATGGACGACGAGCGCTTCGAGCGGGTGGTGATCGACACCGCGCCGACCGGCCACACGCTCCGCCTGCTCGAGCTGCCGGAGGCGATGGACTCGATGCTTGGCAAGATTCTCATGCTCAAGGAGCGCCTCTCCGGGATGATGGACGGGCTCGGCGGGCTGTTCGGCGACGAGAACGCCGACGTCGACGCCGACGCCGAGATGCGGGACCTGGAGGCGATGCGCGAGAAGATCGAGCGCCTGCGGGACGTCCTCCGCGACCCCGAGAAGACGGACTTCCGGGTCGTGCTCGTCCCCGAGGAGCTGTCCGTCGTCGAGTCCGAGCGCCTGCTCGACCGGCTCGACTCGTTCGGAATCCCCGCTGGAACCGTCGTCGTCAACCGCGTCCTCCAGGACCTCGCCGACGTCGTCGACGCCGACGTCCCCGAGGGCTACGTCGGGCCGAACCACGAGGACTGCGAGTTCTGCGCGCGACGCTGGGACGTCCAGCAGGAGGCGCTGGCCCGCTCGCAGGACCTCTTCCGCGGCCGGGACGTCCGCCGGGTCCCGCTGCTGGCCGAGGAGGTCCGCGGCGAGGACCTGCTGGCCGTCGTCGGGGCCTGTCTGGAGCCCGAGCGAGTCTAA
- a CDS encoding pyridoxal phosphate-dependent aminotransferase, translated as MDYETPQFFRVMQYAREADRDVVDMVSGNPDWGPPEGLRDGLRDYAELGADAYQYPPSVGLAELRTEIAARRGVDRDRIVVTNGAGEANHLAMVGGLEHFPGEEILLTDPVYPYYAGRANFVGAETSFVPVDDDGRLDPDRVRERASDETAVIVVNSPNNPTGAVYDADAMSEFVAVAEEHDALLVSDEVYDHFDYAGRFASALESDSPNVVATNSFSKTMAITGLRVGYAVFPAEDGPNGDLLDRARTRHMLTNVTGSRPAQYAVLRALRTTPPEYYAEARGRLVDRVDAFCEALSDAGAEYNRPEGGFYVMARFDGFPGTFENVYELIDEAGVAGMPGAAFGESRDEWIRFALVTPRVETAADRLAEYFG; from the coding sequence ATGGACTACGAGACGCCGCAGTTCTTCCGGGTCATGCAGTACGCCCGGGAGGCCGACCGGGACGTCGTCGACATGGTCTCCGGGAACCCGGACTGGGGGCCGCCGGAGGGCCTGCGCGACGGCCTCCGGGACTACGCCGAACTCGGCGCCGACGCGTACCAGTACCCGCCCAGCGTCGGCCTCGCGGAGCTCAGGACGGAGATCGCGGCGCGACGAGGCGTCGACCGGGATCGGATCGTCGTCACCAACGGCGCCGGCGAGGCCAACCACCTGGCGATGGTGGGCGGTCTCGAGCACTTCCCCGGCGAGGAGATCCTGCTCACGGACCCGGTGTATCCCTACTACGCCGGCCGCGCGAACTTCGTCGGCGCCGAGACCTCGTTCGTCCCGGTCGACGACGACGGCCGCCTCGATCCGGACCGGGTCCGCGAGCGCGCCAGCGACGAGACGGCCGTCATCGTCGTCAACTCGCCGAACAACCCCACGGGCGCGGTCTACGACGCCGACGCGATGAGCGAGTTCGTCGCCGTCGCCGAGGAGCACGACGCGCTGCTCGTCTCCGACGAGGTGTACGACCACTTCGACTACGCCGGCCGGTTCGCCTCCGCCCTCGAGTCCGACTCCCCGAACGTGGTCGCGACAAACTCCTTCTCGAAGACCATGGCGATCACCGGCCTGCGCGTCGGCTACGCCGTCTTCCCCGCCGAGGACGGGCCGAACGGCGACCTGCTCGACCGGGCGCGCACCCGGCACATGCTGACGAACGTCACCGGCTCTCGCCCCGCGCAGTACGCCGTACTCCGGGCGCTCCGGACGACCCCGCCGGAGTACTACGCCGAGGCGCGCGGCCGGCTCGTCGACCGCGTCGACGCGTTCTGCGAGGCGCTTTCCGACGCCGGCGCCGAGTACAACCGTCCCGAGGGGGGGTTCTACGTGATGGCCCGCTTCGACGGGTTCCCGGGCACGTTCGAGAACGTGTACGAACTGATCGACGAGGCCGGGGTCGCGGGGATGCCCGGGGCGGCGTTCGGCGAGTCCCGCGACGAGTGGATCCGGTTCGCCCTCGTCACGCCCCGCGTCGAGACGGCGGCGGACAGGCTGGCCGAGTACTTCGGCTGA
- a CDS encoding ATP-dependent DNA helicase: MPETGERWREYFAFDEPYDNQADAVRRAIRAGESRGYLAMEGPCGTGKTMAALAAGATLVRETDLYERIVVVTPVKQQLQQFVEDLRATNAGLDDPLDGVALVGKPDLCPYGREGAFPDDAGVHDRCEDLRENTARLVEADDGTTEHAAAPAAIEAELDDDQWWDPQVASDLAKAARPDAAGQRTIGEDALSTAGATSPYRDVQVTAPEELVEGDDPPLYCPFEADWYARNTGSPVDFDAGEGNVVTLDDYLPAATERGTCPHRVMSVMLERADVVIGNYNHLFDPKTRPLVSSILDEETFVVVDEAHRLEERVRDLLSDRVGRQTLKQARNDLNTLLHRASQTDEHKQQVRDVLAARDIPLEAVERAETFYGDVIEWLDGRVRDFLDAEHEGWRADPTTLPETDREIPLRDPETVERDDLTEWAEREGYDGGLWRSLSGIGAAVEDVIDELGLTRTPVCAAVGAIMGSWWERDHAGHFRTVELEYAPADDRHVDADYEAAYTPGLLLYNCMPARALRDVFDGMGGGVLMSATLEPLDVFTHVSGLAFLEEGGEDRDPRPVSETTYDLTFPEENRASLLVDCEPFTARNRGDPEEMRPLGGNWNPTRDEYAHALRSLARSPGNVMIAMPNYREAKWAGAYLDDAVDKDVLVDESSSNEATDRRKERFFAGPGKVLVTSARGTLTEGVDYDGEKLSTCAVVGVPLVNIGSPRVRSVRRAYGDAFGEDVAFEYALTVPAVRRARQAIGRVIRGTDEVGVRAFVGRRYCPGARHSVYDFLPEEEREEFTRMTPDFLSDQLSAFWSSRR; this comes from the coding sequence ATGCCCGAGACGGGGGAGCGCTGGCGGGAGTACTTCGCCTTCGACGAGCCCTACGACAACCAGGCCGACGCGGTCCGGCGGGCGATCCGCGCCGGCGAGTCGCGCGGCTACCTCGCGATGGAGGGGCCCTGCGGGACCGGGAAGACGATGGCCGCGCTCGCCGCGGGCGCGACCCTGGTCCGGGAGACCGACCTCTACGAGCGCATCGTCGTCGTCACGCCCGTCAAGCAGCAGCTCCAGCAGTTCGTCGAGGACCTGCGGGCGACCAACGCGGGGCTGGACGACCCGCTCGACGGCGTCGCCCTCGTCGGGAAACCCGACCTCTGCCCGTACGGCCGCGAGGGCGCCTTCCCCGACGACGCCGGCGTCCACGACCGCTGTGAGGACCTCCGGGAGAACACGGCTCGTCTCGTGGAGGCCGACGACGGGACGACGGAGCACGCCGCCGCCCCCGCCGCCATCGAGGCCGAACTCGACGACGACCAGTGGTGGGACCCGCAGGTCGCCAGCGACCTCGCGAAGGCGGCCCGGCCCGACGCCGCCGGCCAGCGGACCATCGGCGAGGACGCCCTGTCGACGGCGGGCGCGACGTCGCCCTACCGCGACGTCCAGGTGACCGCGCCCGAGGAACTGGTCGAGGGCGACGACCCGCCGCTGTACTGCCCCTTCGAGGCAGACTGGTACGCCCGCAACACCGGTTCGCCCGTGGACTTCGACGCCGGCGAAGGCAACGTCGTCACCCTCGACGACTACCTCCCCGCCGCGACGGAGCGGGGCACCTGCCCCCACCGCGTGATGAGCGTGATGCTGGAGCGGGCCGACGTCGTGATCGGCAACTACAACCACCTGTTCGACCCGAAGACGCGACCGCTCGTCTCGTCGATCCTGGACGAAGAGACGTTCGTCGTCGTCGACGAGGCCCACCGCCTGGAGGAGCGCGTGCGGGACCTGCTGTCGGACCGCGTCGGCCGGCAGACGCTGAAGCAGGCCCGCAACGACCTGAACACGCTGTTGCACCGCGCCAGCCAGACCGACGAGCACAAGCAGCAGGTCCGGGATGTGCTGGCCGCCCGCGACATCCCCCTCGAAGCGGTCGAGCGCGCCGAGACGTTCTACGGCGACGTGATCGAGTGGCTGGACGGGCGCGTCCGCGACTTCCTCGACGCGGAACACGAGGGCTGGCGCGCCGACCCGACGACCCTGCCCGAGACGGACCGGGAGATCCCGCTGCGGGACCCGGAGACCGTCGAGCGCGACGACCTGACCGAGTGGGCCGAGCGCGAGGGCTACGACGGCGGGCTGTGGCGGTCGCTGTCCGGCATCGGCGCCGCAGTCGAGGACGTCATCGACGAACTCGGCCTGACGCGGACGCCCGTCTGCGCCGCCGTCGGGGCCATCATGGGGTCGTGGTGGGAGCGCGACCACGCCGGCCACTTCCGGACGGTCGAACTGGAGTACGCCCCCGCGGACGACCGCCACGTCGACGCCGACTACGAGGCGGCGTACACGCCGGGCCTGTTGCTGTACAACTGCATGCCCGCCCGCGCGCTCCGGGACGTCTTCGACGGCATGGGCGGCGGCGTGCTGATGAGCGCCACGCTGGAGCCCCTGGACGTCTTCACGCACGTCTCCGGGCTGGCCTTCTTAGAGGAGGGCGGCGAGGACCGCGACCCGCGGCCCGTCAGCGAGACGACCTACGACCTGACCTTCCCCGAGGAGAACCGCGCGTCGCTGCTGGTCGACTGCGAGCCTTTCACGGCGCGCAACCGCGGCGACCCCGAGGAGATGCGGCCGCTCGGCGGGAACTGGAACCCCACCCGCGACGAGTACGCCCACGCGCTGCGCTCGCTGGCCCGTTCGCCCGGCAACGTCATGATCGCCATGCCGAACTACCGCGAGGCGAAGTGGGCCGGCGCGTACCTCGACGACGCCGTCGACAAGGACGTCCTCGTCGACGAGTCTTCCAGCAACGAGGCGACCGACCGCCGGAAGGAGCGCTTCTTCGCGGGTCCCGGAAAGGTGCTGGTCACGAGCGCCCGCGGAACGCTCACCGAGGGCGTCGACTACGACGGCGAGAAGCTCTCGACCTGCGCCGTCGTCGGCGTCCCGCTGGTCAACATCGGGTCGCCCCGGGTCCGCTCGGTCCGGCGCGCCTACGGCGACGCCTTCGGCGAGGACGTCGCCTTCGAGTACGCCCTGACCGTGCCGGCGGTCCGGCGGGCGCGCCAGGCCATCGGGCGGGTCATCCGCGGCACCGACGAGGTCGGCGTCCGCGCGTTCGTCGGCCGGCGCTACTGCCCCGGCGCGCGCCACTCCGTCTACGACTTCCTCCCCGAGGAGGAGCGCGAGGAGTTCACCCGCATGACGCCGGACTTCCTCTCGGACCAGCTCTCGGCGTTCTGGTCGAGTCGGCGCTGA
- the ftsZ gene encoding cell division protein FtsZ: MDSIIDDAIDEAEEEREESASSAEKAEASTDDAREDVNTSGTMTDDELADVVKDLETKITVVGCGGAGGNTVTRMMEEGIHGAKLVAANTDAQHLADEVKADTKILIGRKRTGGRGAGSVPKIGEEAAQENMEDIQQSIDGSDMVFVTAGLGGGTGTGAAPVVAQAAQEAGALTISIVTIPFTAEGERRRANADAGLERLRAVSDTVIVVPNDRLLDYAPSMPLQDAFKICDRVLMRSVKGMTELITKPGLVNVDFADVRTIMENGGVAMIGLGESDSENKAQDSIRSALRSPLLDVEFDGANSALVNVVGGPDMAIEEAEGVVEEIYDRIDPDARIIWGASVNQEFEGKMETMIVVTGVDSPQIYGQSEAEQEQAAQQLGDDIDYVE; encoded by the coding sequence ATGGACTCGATTATAGACGACGCCATCGACGAGGCCGAGGAGGAGCGTGAGGAGTCGGCCTCGTCGGCGGAGAAGGCCGAGGCTAGCACCGACGACGCGCGCGAGGACGTCAACACGTCCGGGACGATGACCGACGACGAGCTGGCGGACGTCGTCAAGGACCTCGAGACGAAGATCACCGTGGTCGGCTGCGGCGGCGCCGGTGGCAACACGGTCACCCGGATGATGGAGGAGGGCATCCACGGCGCGAAGCTCGTGGCCGCCAACACGGACGCCCAGCACCTCGCCGACGAGGTCAAGGCCGACACGAAGATCCTCATCGGCCGCAAGCGCACCGGCGGCCGCGGCGCGGGCTCGGTCCCCAAGATCGGCGAGGAGGCCGCCCAGGAGAACATGGAGGACATCCAGCAGTCCATCGACGGCTCGGACATGGTGTTCGTCACCGCCGGGCTCGGCGGGGGCACCGGCACCGGCGCTGCCCCCGTCGTCGCGCAGGCCGCCCAGGAGGCCGGCGCGCTGACCATCTCCATCGTCACTATTCCCTTCACCGCGGAGGGCGAGCGCCGCCGCGCCAACGCCGACGCCGGCCTCGAGCGCCTGCGCGCGGTCTCCGACACCGTCATCGTCGTGCCCAACGACCGCCTGCTCGACTACGCCCCCTCGATGCCGCTGCAGGACGCGTTCAAGATCTGCGACCGCGTCCTCATGCGCTCGGTCAAGGGCATGACCGAGCTGATCACCAAGCCCGGCCTCGTCAACGTCGACTTCGCAGACGTCCGCACGATCATGGAGAACGGCGGCGTCGCCATGATCGGCCTCGGCGAGTCCGACTCCGAGAACAAGGCCCAGGACTCGATCCGCTCGGCGCTGCGCTCGCCGCTGCTGGACGTCGAGTTCGACGGCGCCAACTCCGCGCTCGTCAACGTCGTCGGCGGTCCCGACATGGCCATCGAGGAGGCCGAGGGGGTCGTCGAGGAGATCTACGACCGGATCGACCCCGACGCCCGCATCATCTGGGGCGCCTCGGTCAACCAGGAGTTCGAGGGCAAGATGGAGACGATGATCGTCGTCACCGGCGTCGACAGCCCGCAGATCTACGGCCAGAGCGAGGCCGAGCAGGAGCAGGCCGCCCAGCAGCTGGGCGACGACATCGACTACGTGGAGTAA
- a CDS encoding transcription elongation factor Spt5, with protein sequence MGIYAVKTTASQERTVAEMIINREEPSIHAALAPDSLTSYVMVEADDSSVFERILDEIPHANGVVPGESSLSEVEHFLSPKPDVEGIAEGDIVELIAGPFKGEKAQVQRIDEGKDQVTVELYEATVPIPVTVRGDQIRVLDSEER encoded by the coding sequence ATGGGCATCTACGCAGTCAAGACCACGGCCAGCCAGGAGCGGACCGTCGCGGAGATGATCATCAACCGCGAGGAGCCGTCGATCCACGCCGCCCTCGCGCCGGACTCGCTGACCAGCTACGTGATGGTCGAGGCCGACGATTCCAGCGTCTTCGAGCGCATCCTCGACGAGATTCCCCACGCCAACGGCGTGGTCCCCGGCGAGTCGTCGCTGTCGGAGGTCGAGCACTTCCTGTCGCCCAAGCCCGACGTCGAGGGCATTGCCGAGGGCGACATCGTCGAGCTCATCGCCGGCCCGTTCAAGGGCGAGAAGGCGCAGGTTCAGCGCATCGACGAGGGCAAGGACCAGGTGACGGTGGAGCTGTACGAGGCGACCGTTCCGATTCCGGTCACCGTGCGCGGCGACCAGATCCGCGTGCTAGACTCGGAAGAACGGTAG
- a CDS encoding DUF7563 family protein, giving the protein MPECQNCGEFVTEQYVRVFTPEGHEGPRVCPYCEDKLRDGADVREARSSRQ; this is encoded by the coding sequence ATGCCCGAGTGCCAGAACTGCGGTGAGTTCGTAACGGAGCAGTACGTTCGGGTCTTCACACCCGAAGGACACGAGGGGCCGAGGGTGTGTCCCTACTGCGAGGACAAGCTTCGCGACGGCGCCGACGTCCGCGAAGCGCGTTCGTCCCGCCAATAG